TGTTCCATCGCTGCGAGATAGTCATCGATGAGGTGGTCTTTTTGCGCTACAAGAGTAAAGTCACAATATCCGCAACGATGTTGGCAGAAAGGAACGTGAATATAAGCAGAACTGGGTAATTCCTGGTTGAACACAAGCGTGAATCCGCTGGCTGTGTTAGTCTCATTGAAGTTTATTGCGAGAGGGCTTCACTAAAGGGGGCATCACTGAAACTCAATGCAGCCAGAACATGAGCCAGAGTCAAAATCGCATCGCAGGTGGGAACCGTTTCCCGGAACCAATGGTACCCGGTATGGCTGCCGGCGTAAACGGCCTGTTTGTTCTGCATTTGCATATAGCTGTCCGCGAGCGTTCCATCGTGCTGGGAAACGTCCCATCCAGGGGGGATTTCTGGCAACAACTCTTGAGACTCTTGATCCAGGAGGAATATCTGATTCGTATGCTCAGCGGCCAGTGCTTTCATTAAGAACCATGAAATCAAATGCTGAGACAGAAGAGCACCGGTTTCATCAAAGAAGGCACAACGGCGACTATCATCATCGATGATGATTCCCAAGTCAAAATCCCCAGCCTGTAGACTTTGATTCATTTTAAGAACATCAATATCCAGAGGATTGAGTAAATCCCTTTTCTGGTTTGGAATCTCTATCCATGAGAGTTGGCAGGGGAGTTTTTCAAAGAGCGTATTGAGCGTTTCTCGTACCAGTCTCAACGAGCAGGCAATCGAAATTTTCAGAGGACGTAACGCGTGAAAATGCTTGCCGAACTGTGCACGGTAGGATTCAAGCGGATGAAATGTCCTCTGTGAGCCAGGCTGTCGGGACGCTCTTCCAAATCCGGTCCTGGCTCTCTCTTCAATCTGTTCGAGCCCATGGTTGGCAGAAACGGGAAGTGAATGTTCCTGAAGAAACTCAAGTCCTGTATAAGAGGGACCGCATTGAGAGCCTGTTACCATAATGGCTCCCTGTGCTTGCAGATGAGTCATTGCGTACGACATTACGGCGGGTACAGTGAGTCCCAGGTCGATTACCCGGCAGCCATTTCTACGAAGCACGCTCGCCACACCGGTAACGATATCAGGAGATGAAGAGCGTTCATCAAAGCCAATGACAACATTGGGACCTCGACTTTTTTCAGAATAGGAATTGTGTTCAGGCCGACTTTTAGTTTTGACCAAGTGGTCAGCAGGCTTTTGTGGAGCTAAACCCTTCAATGGTAGCGACTCCCAAAGTATGTTTGAAAATGCGCCTGCGATATGTGCTGCCTGAGTACGGTTGATTTCATTCAGGTAAACGCCTCGCACACCTTCTTCCATAAATAGACTTTGCTGACTCACTCTTTGTTTTTGAATCTGTCCTAACCGTTTGATGGTTTGTTGCGACAGATTTCCTGTTTCCTCACGGTGAGGACACTCACGACACTTAGGATAAAAGGCTGCCAATCGGGACAGGTGAACGGCTTTCGAAACCGGGTAATCTTCTCCCGGACATTGGAAGTAAATTTCTGCTGTCTGTTTTAAGATTGGCAGTAGAGGAGCGGGTTGATGAGGACCAACCATCTTGATCTCTTGAGAGTTTTCGGAGTGTGATTCTGATATTGGTGTGATAGTATTCTACTCCATGCGAATTTGTTTCTTCAATTTGATGGAACAGTTGGTAGAGTTACTCGAAATCAACTGCGAAATGGAGTGTAATATCAGAGGAAGATTCCTAAGAGTCATTTTCGTTGAATGGGTCTATTTTAAGCGTTAATTTATGTCATCCCGCTGTTTGGGGTCAATAAGAGTTATTTATGAGCCTTCACGTTACCGAATTTCTGTTAAATCCCACTCAACACGAGCTTGGGCCAGTTATCATCCTGTTTGGTGATGATCGGTATATGAAACAGGAGGCGATTAAAGCCATTGAACCAATCGTGCTGGGGGATGAAGAAGACACGAGCCTCACGCGTTTTGAAGGGAAACGACTCCAAAATGAGTTGCCGCCTTCTGCTTTGTTTGATGAATTGAAAACCGTTTCCATGTGGGGAGACAAGCGGCTGGTGATTATTGACGAAGCCGAAAAATATGTGTCTGCATTCCGTAGCAAGCTGGAAAAATATCTTGAATCACCCTCTAAGAGCTCAATCCTGGTTCTGGATGTGAAATCCTGGAGTAAGTCAACACGGCTGGCAAAACTTGTTGCCAAAATTGGTTTAGATCTCGAATGCAAAGAGTTAAAAGGGGGGCCATTAGCAAAATGGATTTCCGATACTGCGGGCAAGATACACCAAAAACAGATTTCACGTGATGCTGCTTTGTTGTTGATTGAAATGGTGGGAACTCATTGTGGACAAATTCATCAAGAATTAGAAAAATTAGCCACTTTTGTAGGAGACCAGCCGCGGATTGGCCCTGATGATATTCGCGCGGTCGTTGGAGGATGGAAAGCTGAAACAACCTGGGCCATGACGGGAGCGCTGCGTGATGGAAATATCAGCGATGCACTCCGATATCTAGACCATTTATTAATCGCAGGCGAAGCACCACAGAAAATACTGGGAGGACTGACGTTCGTCTGGAGAAAGTACTTTAAAGCGGCTCAGCTGGCGGTACAGGGAACCCCTTTAAAACAGGCATTAAAAGAGGCTGGAGTCTTTCCCCGAGACATTGATTCTTCTGACAGATACCTGCGGCGATTGAGTCGACAGCGGGCGGAAAAAATCAGCCAATGGTTACTTAATACCGATCTCAATCTCAAAGGAAATAGCCGTCTGGCACCGAGACTCGAATTGGAACAACTGCTCTTTTTGTTAAGTGGTAAGCTCTGATTGGGACGTAAACAAAGTGCCACAAGAAGTTTGTCATTGTCTTGTTACTTTGAAAACTTCCTTTCAGAATTCCTGGAATCTGCCCAGAATGAATCTTGTCATGAATCGGCTACGGGGGTATAAAGCATCGTTCATAAGGTTTTTGCGAAACTCACTGATACTGTCAGAACCTTGCAGTGATTGATAACGTTTCGTACTTCTATTGGGATCTCAGACGCACATTGAGGTGAAGCATGTCGTCCGAATTCAATGATCCAGATGATGCATCTAGCATCTACGAGGAAGCTCCTCTGGAAGCTGATCGTCATAAATGGATCGAAAGCCAAAAGACGGGCTTTGATCTGGGCAAGTTTGCTATTTCTGACTGGTATGCAAATCATTGGTACTACTTTTGCATGGTCAAGAAAATAGAGCATTTGTTAGGAAATCGATGCTGGCAGGAGTTCAGCGATACCCGTTTTGGGTTTCTAAAGTCGCTTAATCTGGAAGATGACCTGTTAGCAGACTTAATCCTGGACAGAATCTTCTGGTTACGAATGGAAAACCTGGACATCATAATCTGGGCCAGAGAGTGGAATTTACCACTTGAGCGTGTTATGGAGATACTCGAGCTAATCGATATCAATTCTGCACGCCTTGAAGAACCAGCGTTGTCCTGAATCAATTTGTAAATAATGGATGATTCGAAACCACCTTCGCTCTCTGAAGAAGAACAATCTCAGGTGGTTGACGATGACCATCCGCGCGGATTATTCACCGGCCTCCGAACTGTCAGTCTATTGACATTATTGAGCCGAGTATTGGGAATGATCCGTGATATCGGTATGGCAACTTTGTTCGGCAACGGGCCGATCATGGATTCTTTTTCGGTCGCTTTTAAATTGCCAAATCTCGCCCGACGTCTGTTAGGAGAAGGGGCGCTTTCAACGGCTTTTTTGCCGACCTACATTCGTGAACTGGAGCAGAATGGTCGCGATGATTCGTGGAAGCTGGTGACGGCTGTTCTATTCTGGTTGATGATCTTCTGCTTTTTGGTGGTAGCTTTCGGCGAAGGATTTCTGGTTTTGATGAGCGGAGTGGCAGCTCCAAATTCCGAATCGCAGCTTTTGTTCTGGTTGGCTGGATTACTATTACCGTATTTAATTTTGATTTGTTTGGCAGCTCAGATCAATGCCACACTGCATGCGTTAAACCATTTTTCGATACCGGCACTACTGCCCACAGTTTTGAATCTGTTCTGGATGGTTGGAATTTGGCTGATCGCCCCATTTTTTTCAGATGCGCAAACCAAAATCACTGTGATCTGTCTTTCAATATTGATGGGAGGTGTCGTTCAATTATTGTTGCCATTTTTGAAGTTGTTACAGTTGGGGTATCGCCCTCGCATGCAATGGCAGAGCGGTTTCGAGCAAGTTCAAACCATCGCAGTTATCATGGCTCCGATTGTTGTTGGGCTTTCAATTACCCAACTCAATACTTTAATTGATAGCCTTTTGGCCTGGGGTATGGCTAAGCCGGAAGGAATATCTGCGGCCAGTTCAGATACGTCCCTTCCATTCTGGCAAATTTTTGAATCGGGGACGGCTTCTGCTTTATATTTCGGTCAAAGAATGTACCAGTTTCCGCTAGGAGTCTTCGGGGTTGCTTTGGGGACAGTGCTTTATCCCCGACTTTCTCGTCATGCAGAACGAAAAAACGAAGACTTATTACGCCAGGATTTGACATTGGGACTGCAATTAGTTCTGGGCGTCGGACTACCCGCCAGTCTGGGACTATATTTAATGGCGGAACCCTTGTCTTTGCTCTTGTTTCAATATGGTGATTTCGATGTACATGACGCATTTCAAACGGCTGAAATGATTCGTTATTATGGTGTGGGAGTCTTTGCATTTATGGCGGTTTTGATTTTGAATCGTGGATTCTATGCCATTGGCGATACGCGGACTCCGGTTCGCATTGGTGTTTTGATTGTTGTTGTTAATCTGCTTTTAAATTTGTTATTCATTTGGTGGCTGAAAGGAAAAGGGCTTGCGCTGGCGACTTCTCTGGCAGCAATGATTCAATCAGGGCTCAGCATCTGGCTGATCAGGGAAAAAATAGGCTCCCTCGATTTTTCGAAAATTATGCGAACCTGTTTAAGAGCTGGCCTGGCAACCATTATCATGGCGATTGTGATCATTGCTGAGTTGCAGATCATCTCACCGGCAACTCAGTTTTTTTATCGCTTGTTACGGGTATTCATTCCCGTCAGTTCAGCTGTGGTAGTTTACCTCCTGTTGGTTCGTCTGTTGGGAATACAGGAAATTCTGACCCTTCTGGGGGCTGGCAAAAACTCTGTTGAACATCATCCCAAATCTTGAAGGATAGCGAAAAAAGAAAAGCCCACTCGCGTTACCGAGAGGGCTTAATTTATTTTAATCCGATCAAATTTTAATATTAAAACTCACCGATGACTTCCCCACCACTGCGGGTACTCAGTGCGCGGTATGTATTCAGATCGATATTTTCACTGAGTGATCGAACTGAACCATCCATTAGCATGGCATGCACTATTCCAATGTGATAGCTACGAGCCGTTATAGCGGCATAGGTGGGGCTGGTGCAACTTTTTGCTTCCCGGCAAGCGGTAAAGTCGCCCGCATCAAGAGCACCGGTGGCTCCCGTAACGGCCACTTTGGTATTTGGAGGAAGTGTACTGGTAAATCCAGTTTGATGTACCCGGCCATCGACCCACTCAGTATGACCAGTGTTCCCTTTATTGTCACCGCTCATTAAAGCTTCAACACCACTGGCAGTATCTGGAATTGTAGATGAACCTGCGTTACCATCTCGATTGTATGCAGTAAATGCTTTCACTTCAGCAAAGCCAATCGTATTCGTCATCCCATCTGTGAAGTCACGTGGCTTGGTTTTACTATTGGGATAAAAGGCTCCATCACCACCACTGAGACTGGAATTGGTAAAGACACGCCAGGTTCCTCCGTTGTATCCATAGCTGATCGGATAGTGTATGGGGGCACCAGTCGTCGAGTCAGTGCGAGATTTATCATTGATCTCGCTGGGACAGAGGAAGAAGGGGGTGCGTGTAATTGCAATATTGGCGTTAACGGGTGCTTGATAGCCGACTGTGAAATCAATGTTGTTGTAAAGGTTTGCTCCGTCAGCATACGGAAGAATGCGAGCATGAATTGACCATTGCCCGCCATCCGTGTATCCACCGGCTCCATCTGGGCCAACACAGAAGGCAGGGGGGAATGCTGTGAAAGCACTCAGATAGTTATGCAAAGCCAAACCGATTTGCTTCAAATTATTTTTACATTGGCTACGACGAGCAGCCTCACGTGCCTGTTGAACGGCGGGTAAGAGAAGTGCGATCAGGATCGCAATAATGGCGATGACTACCAGAAGCTCAATCAACGTAAAGCCATGTTTGTTTACACCAATAGCCCGATATTTTTGGGTACGTTGTCCCATTTCTTTTCTTCCTCTAAAAAAAAGATGATGACAACGTGCTGATACTCTATATTGGGCAAACAACGTGCTGACAATCGATATTGTTCAGACAACGTGTTCATTACCAATTAATGTGCATTTGATACGGGTTGTATCTGCTTGGGTAGCCGTCTTGTCGTTAATTCAAATGATTCATCGAGACTTGAAAGCCAATCTTTGTTGACATTGAGTCTCAAGTTCATTATGTTAGCCACCTGTGATCATGTCTGCAAGTAGTATTAAAGTTTATTTTTCACATTTTTTGATGTGTAAATGAGCTAAGCAGACAGGTTTGGAAAATACTGCAATGAGTGGCATTCTGATTTGTTCAAGAGGAATGCTTGGGGCGCATTGGAGTGCAAGAAAAGACTCTTTTTCGTTATTTTTAAGACTAATGAGTGAACAAAATAATCTCAATCACGACGCGCCCGCTCCTAATGAAGACTTTCCTTCAGATGCAGACGTAATCAGTTCAGAAACGATTCTCAAAGGTAATCAGGAAGTATTGATTCAACATGGTGAAATCGTTTACCGCTTGCGAATTACGCAGAATGGGAAACTGATCCTTTGTAAATAAGAGGCCCTGATTACATGCAAAGCAGGTAATTTATCAGATATCGGTCCGCAATTTCGAAATGGCTGGTCTCTAATTCGAAAAGGCGGCCTGCAGGCTTTCGAGCATGTCCTGTTCCAGAGCAGGGTCGCGTCCCCGGGGAATCCAGCCAGACGGTTGTGCTTGCTCTTGTACAAGGTTCAAGTCGCGTCTGAGGCTGAGATCTTGCTCAAACGTCGCTCCACCTGGGGCACTTGACGTTTGGGTATGGACATCTTCGATCTCTTTGAAGGCTTCAACTCCAAGCAAATAACCCCCTTCTATAGGAGTGACGCTCACGAAAACTCGGCGTCTGATCGACTGCAGACTGCTCTCCAACTTGTTATCGAAACCAACTGAATCAGCATGCCAGGGTTCAAGAAAATTCGAGCCGACTTTGTATTCAGTCTGAATCATGCCATCCAGTTTATTTTCACGCGCGATCTGAAACTTATAGTTATGAATAATGTCGACGACCCGTTCCCAAACTACATCTTGATTTGTCCCCGAAACTTGAATTGGATTTGAAGCAGGAAGGGGCGCAGCCTGATTCCAGCCTGATGCACAGCCGGTGCACAGAATACATAAGACGATTATTTTCAGGAAGTTACATAGCATTTCCAGATGCCGATAGTCGGACTGCTTCATGAAATGCGGAGTCTGTAACAGACTCAAATCAGAGCAGTGACGTTGTGGTTACTTTCGAAGGGCAAGTGAATGGGGATGGTCTCAATTTCTTTTAAATGCTTGAGAAGTTTCCCAGATTGATAATTCTGAAGCAAGATCACTTTAAAAATCCCTTTGTTATGTTTGTTCAATAACTTCCCAAGCCTACTCTCGGAATCATCTTCTGTTTAGAATATTGTTTGAAGTGACTGTCATAAAACGTCTTAAACACTTTACAGGTAAGCATCATGGAATACTTTGCAGATATCCCCCCCATTCAGTATGAAGGCCCACAGAGCAAAAATTCACTTGCATTCAAGCACTACAATCCAGAAGAGATCATCGAAGGCCAATCAATGCGAGATCTTTTTCGGTTCAGCATCTGTTACTGGCATACATTTCGAGGTACCGGGAGTGACCCATTTGGAGCGGGGACGCTGCAGCGTCCCTGGGACGATGGTTCAGATTCTGTCGAAAATGCGCTGAAGCGCGTCGATGTCGCATTCGAATTCTTTGAAAAACTGCAAGCCCCTTATTACTGTTTTCATGATAAAGATGTTTCTCCGGATGGTGAAACTTTAAAAGAGGCAAACGAGAACTTAGATCGGATCGCGGACAAGCTCCTGGAAGCCCAGGAACGTACTGGTATCAAGCTGTTATGGGGAACTGCGAATATGTTCTCTCATCCCCGTTTTATGCATGGTGCTGCTACCAGTCCGAATGCGGATGTTTTCGCTTATGCAGCAGCTCAAGTGAAAAAAGCGATGGAAGTCACTCATCGCTTGGGGGGCGAAAACTATGTGTTTTGGGGTGGCCGTGAAGGCTATATGAATCTGTTTAATACCGATATGAAACGTGAACTGGACCATTTAGCGCGGTTCATGCATTTAGCTGTCGAACATGCTCAGAAGATCGGCTTCAAGGGACAGTTTCTCTTTGAACCCAAACCTAAAGAACCCACAAAGCATCAATATGACTTTGATGCTGCCGCCTGTTTGAATTTCTTGCGAGCCAATGATCTGTTAGATCATGTGAAATTGAATATCGAAACGAACCATGCAACACTGGCAGGTCATACTATGATGCACGAGTTGGTTTACTCTTCGATACAGGGGGCTCTTGGAAGTATTGATGCCAATACGGGTGACCTGTTACTTGGTTGGGACACCGATCAATTTCCGACCGACATTTATTTGACAACACAGTGTATGCTTGCAATTCTTGATCAGGGGGGACTGGCTCCCGGTGGTGTCAATTTTGATGCGAAAGTAAGACGAGAAAGCTTCGAGCCGATCGATTTATTTTATGCTCACATCGGTGGTATGGACGCTTTTGCCCGTGGTGCGAAAATTGCGGCACAGATTCGGAAAGATGGTATCCTTTCTGATTTTGTTGCCAAACGTTACGCGAGCTATGATGAAGGCATCGGGCAACAAATTGAATCGGGCAGTGTCTCTTTTACTGATCTGGAAGCTTACATGCTGGAGAAAGGAGACTCTGCTCCCAATCTAAGTGGTCGTCAGGAATGGATCGAAAACGTAATCAACGACTACCTTTAATAGAAGCTTAACTTAGAGCTTAAAATCAACCCTCTGTGTTTGATGACTGCAGAGGGTTATTTTTTTGACGAGACGGAAGACAAATTTTTTACCGCTTACCTCAATTTCAGGAAGTATGCTTTAATCAGGACTTAAACAAATGCTGTATAGCAGATGTGATTCTATCGATATTGCCGATTTTCAGGTTTGTTCTGATTCGGTTTAAAAGTGTGAATCCGAGCTGTCGTCGTCGGATTCCCTGTTCGCATCACATGGTTGAGGATAAGTGATGATTGAGACAATTTTGGATACGTGCCGAGAATATTCCAACTTTTATATCAATTACTTGAATAAGAGGTGGGATAATATTTCACCGATGGAATATGGGACCGTTTTGATTGTAATCGCTTTCATTGGTTGGTTGCTGATGCGAAATGGTGCCCGCAAAACCTGATCAAATCTTCAAGTGGTCTTCGTAAATCATTCAGTGATAAGCAATCTGATTTGCTCCTTGTATTGCCCGATGATTCCCCTCCCTGGATTACTCTTGCTCGCTTCACGAAAATGACTAAGATTCCGTTCCTTCCCTTAGTCTGTAATTCAAAGATCCCAAATAGAACTGACTCTTTTTGGCTTTTTTTGGAAAACGATGCAATCAGTCAGAGTTCTGAATGCCGATGAATTTTAAACCTTGGGAAAACAGAAATTACTTTTGTTAAAAATATCTGAGTCACGGTGAATTTTTAAATATTGATTTGAATCACCCGTCGACGATAGTGTTAACGATGCATACAATAGAACCAGTATTCTGTCATTTCAAATTCCGTCGGAGGATCCTAAACCTTAGCATGGACCGGAATCAATAGTGGTGAGTGCTTTGCACTACCCGATTCACCGTCCTTCTTGCAGCGACCCCACCGTCGCAATGTTATGACAGTGATACTATGAAAGTCGTGATCTCATCGAGGCACGGCTTTTTTTATTCACTAGTAACAGATTTGCATTAGATGCACCGTTTGAGATTGAAGTCGTTCGCAAAGAAAATTCTATTCGGTTCTTGAACCCTGTGTTTGAAACTGAGACAATCAGTGTTATAGCGCTCAACATTGATTTCTCTGTTATCGATCATCTTCATGAATGCATCTAAGTCTTCTCTTGGCAGATCTTTTTCCCAATCATTTCTAAATTCCTTTTCCCGTTCAAAACTGTTTTTGAAGGGGAACATGTGGATTTGGCCAATTGCAGGGACCCTCTTGTTATTAGTACTTGCTTTCATCGTGAGATCAGTTGTTGAGCAATCAAGTAAGCAAACGGTTGCCGACAATTTGCAAGCGATTCTTAACGCGGACGTTGCGGCTCTCAATATCTGGCTGGAGCGTGAGGAGTCATTAGCAGTTGTCTTGGCTAATGAGCCGCGCATTCGAGAGCTGGCAAAAGATCTGAATCAGGTTGATCAAGATAATCCAGATAATCGTGATGCGCTTTTGCAATCAAAGTCATTGGAAGCACTCCGAACTGAATTCAAGTCTGAAATAGAACATCTGGGATACCTGGATGTTGGCCTGCTAAGCGTGGATGGTAAAGTATTAGCCGCCACTCGTGACGAACCGATTGGGAGAGCGGATCTGCCGCTTCAGAAATCAGCTCTGGAAAAAATTCAGCAGGGAAAAGCGACGGTCACACGACCTTTTGAAAGCCTGTTTACTCGCAAAACTGATTCAGGGGAGTTAAAAGCGGGGCTGCCAACCATGCTTGCAATGGCCCCAGTGAAGGATGAGTCAGGCACAGTGCTTGCAGCATTAGTCCTCATGATTCGACCTGATATTAATTTCACTCGCATTTTATCTATTGCCCGAGCAGGCAAGTCTGGGGAAACATACGCTTTTGATAAAGACGGGCTGCTGTTATCTCAAAGCCGATTTGATGATGAGTTGAAAATGATTGGTCTCATTCCGGACCGAGACGATGCTCGCTCGATTTTGAATATTCAGATTCGTGATCCGCAGGTGAATATGGCTGAGGGTAACCGCCCTACGTTAAGACTGGCTGAGCGGCCACTCACTCAGATGGCAGCAATGGCGGTTCAGAATCAGAGTGGTATAGATGTCAATGGATATCGTGACTATCGGGGAGTCCCAGTGGTAGGCGCGTGGACGTGGTTGCCAGAGTATGAAATGGGAGTGGCGACAGAGATGGATGTCGCTGAGGCCTATCGCCCCCTTTATTTGTTGCGTTACAGCTTCTGGGGTTTGTTTGCCTTGCTCGTTGTTGGCTCTATTGCGATCTTTATATTTACAGTG
The Gimesia aquarii DNA segment above includes these coding regions:
- the holA gene encoding DNA polymerase III subunit delta produces the protein MSLHVTEFLLNPTQHELGPVIILFGDDRYMKQEAIKAIEPIVLGDEEDTSLTRFEGKRLQNELPPSALFDELKTVSMWGDKRLVIIDEAEKYVSAFRSKLEKYLESPSKSSILVLDVKSWSKSTRLAKLVAKIGLDLECKELKGGPLAKWISDTAGKIHQKQISRDAALLLIEMVGTHCGQIHQELEKLATFVGDQPRIGPDDIRAVVGGWKAETTWAMTGALRDGNISDALRYLDHLLIAGEAPQKILGGLTFVWRKYFKAAQLAVQGTPLKQALKEAGVFPRDIDSSDRYLRRLSRQRAEKISQWLLNTDLNLKGNSRLAPRLELEQLLFLLSGKL
- the hemP gene encoding hemin uptake protein HemP — protein: MLGAHWSARKDSFSLFLRLMSEQNNLNHDAPAPNEDFPSDADVISSETILKGNQEVLIQHGEIVYRLRITQNGKLILCK
- a CDS encoding DUF1559 domain-containing protein, which translates into the protein MGQRTQKYRAIGVNKHGFTLIELLVVIAIIAILIALLLPAVQQAREAARRSQCKNNLKQIGLALHNYLSAFTAFPPAFCVGPDGAGGYTDGGQWSIHARILPYADGANLYNNIDFTVGYQAPVNANIAITRTPFFLCPSEINDKSRTDSTTGAPIHYPISYGYNGGTWRVFTNSSLSGGDGAFYPNSKTKPRDFTDGMTNTIGFAEVKAFTAYNRDGNAGSSTIPDTASGVEALMSGDNKGNTGHTEWVDGRVHQTGFTSTLPPNTKVAVTGATGALDAGDFTACREAKSCTSPTYAAITARSYHIGIVHAMLMDGSVRSLSENIDLNTYRALSTRSGGEVIGEF
- the xylA gene encoding xylose isomerase, with product MEYFADIPPIQYEGPQSKNSLAFKHYNPEEIIEGQSMRDLFRFSICYWHTFRGTGSDPFGAGTLQRPWDDGSDSVENALKRVDVAFEFFEKLQAPYYCFHDKDVSPDGETLKEANENLDRIADKLLEAQERTGIKLLWGTANMFSHPRFMHGAATSPNADVFAYAAAQVKKAMEVTHRLGGENYVFWGGREGYMNLFNTDMKRELDHLARFMHLAVEHAQKIGFKGQFLFEPKPKEPTKHQYDFDAAACLNFLRANDLLDHVKLNIETNHATLAGHTMMHELVYSSIQGALGSIDANTGDLLLGWDTDQFPTDIYLTTQCMLAILDQGGLAPGGVNFDAKVRRESFEPIDLFYAHIGGMDAFARGAKIAAQIRKDGILSDFVAKRYASYDEGIGQQIESGSVSFTDLEAYMLEKGDSAPNLSGRQEWIENVINDYL
- a CDS encoding serine/threonine protein kinase, encoding MWIWPIAGTLLLLVLAFIVRSVVEQSSKQTVADNLQAILNADVAALNIWLEREESLAVVLANEPRIRELAKDLNQVDQDNPDNRDALLQSKSLEALRTEFKSEIEHLGYLDVGLLSVDGKVLAATRDEPIGRADLPLQKSALEKIQQGKATVTRPFESLFTRKTDSGELKAGLPTMLAMAPVKDESGTVLAALVLMIRPDINFTRILSIARAGKSGETYAFDKDGLLLSQSRFDDELKMIGLIPDRDDARSILNIQIRDPQVNMAEGNRPTLRLAERPLTQMAAMAVQNQSGIDVNGYRDYRGVPVVGAWTWLPEYEMGVATEMDVAEAYRPLYLLRYSFWGLFALLVVGSIAIFIFTVIVAKKDQETRRAVIQAKQLGQYALDEKLGEGGMGVVYRGHHAMLRRPTAIKLLDIEKTTDEAVARFEREVQLTSQLNHPNTIAIYDYGRTPEGVFYYAMELLEGIDLDELVKQNGALPEHRVIYLLKQIAGSLSEAHALGVVHRDVKPANIFLTHRGGVYDFIKLLDFGLVKAIDGREQASLTSANSMAGTPMYLSPEGIKNPDKVDARSDLYALGAVAYYLLTGTTVFDGESIIEICMKHTQQAPEPPSKRLGKPVSEDLEQIIMRCLEKDPTNRPQTAAEVVQELSRCHMDGKWTMLDAENWWKHQTELGTTLIQSSPEIKPQSQSAADATLIVNLSNEE
- the murJ gene encoding murein biosynthesis integral membrane protein MurJ, which translates into the protein MDDSKPPSLSEEEQSQVVDDDHPRGLFTGLRTVSLLTLLSRVLGMIRDIGMATLFGNGPIMDSFSVAFKLPNLARRLLGEGALSTAFLPTYIRELEQNGRDDSWKLVTAVLFWLMIFCFLVVAFGEGFLVLMSGVAAPNSESQLLFWLAGLLLPYLILICLAAQINATLHALNHFSIPALLPTVLNLFWMVGIWLIAPFFSDAQTKITVICLSILMGGVVQLLLPFLKLLQLGYRPRMQWQSGFEQVQTIAVIMAPIVVGLSITQLNTLIDSLLAWGMAKPEGISAASSDTSLPFWQIFESGTASALYFGQRMYQFPLGVFGVALGTVLYPRLSRHAERKNEDLLRQDLTLGLQLVLGVGLPASLGLYLMAEPLSLLLFQYGDFDVHDAFQTAEMIRYYGVGVFAFMAVLILNRGFYAIGDTRTPVRIGVLIVVVNLLLNLLFIWWLKGKGLALATSLAAMIQSGLSIWLIREKIGSLDFSKIMRTCLRAGLATIIMAIVIIAELQIISPATQFFYRLLRVFIPVSSAVVVYLLLVRLLGIQEILTLLGAGKNSVEHHPKS